In the Streptomyces sp. NBC_00193 genome, TGATCGGGATGGCGGAGGTGTTGGAGGCGAGGATCGCGTCCTCGCGCACGAGCTTGTCGAGCGCGCGGAAGATCTCGTGCTTGACCTCGAGCTTCTCGAAGACGGCCTCGACGACGATGTCCGCGTCGGCGACCGCTTCCAGCTCTGTGGTCGTGGTGATGCGGGCGAGCGCCGCCTCGGCGTCCTCGGCCGTCAGCTTGCCCTTGGAGACGAAGCGGTCGTACGAGGCCTTGATCCCGTCGGTACCACGCGTCAGAGCGGCATCGGTGACATCGCGCAGCACGACGTCCCAACCCGCCTGAGCGGAGACCTGCGCGATTCCGGAACCCATCAGTCCGGCACCGATGACGGCAAGCTTCCCAGCCACTGCACACCCCACGTTCTTCGATAGGACACGGCCTCGAATACGGCACAGCCTCGTTCGTTCTCCGGCGGAGACTAGCGTCCGGGAGGGGCCGAGTGACCGCGAAGTAACACGCGTCACGTCTCAGATGACGGACATCACACCGGGACGGCCCAGCAGTGCGACAGGGGGCCGCAGTTGGCCCGCACTAGGGGGTGTCTTGCCGATCGGGCCGGATCAGGGAGCGGCGGCCGGTGCCGTGCATCGCAAGGCGGAGGAGGGAGTCGACGCGAATGGGGTCTCCCCTGCTCGAGCGAAGCCGAGAGCTTGGGGAAGTCGGCGAGTGACGACAACGCGGCGAGGCGCGGCACCGGCCGCCGCGAGCCCGGCCTGATCGGCAAGACACCCCCTAGGGTGGCGGCATGGTGAACCTCACGCGCATCTACACCCGCACCGGCGACCAGGGCACGACCGCGCTCGGCGACATGAGCCGCACGGCCAAGACCGATCTGCGGATCTCGGCGTACGCCGACGCCAACGAGGCCAACGCGGCCATCGGAACGGCCATCGCACTCGGCTCACTGCCCGCCGATGTCGTGAAGGTCCTGGTCCGTGTGCAGAACGACCTGTTCGACGTGGGCGCCGACCTCTGCACCCCGGTGGCCGAGAACCCGGAGTACCCGCCGCTGCGCGTCGAGCAGTTCTACGTGGACAAGCTGGAGGCCGACTGCGACCTCTTCAACGGCGAGCTGGAGAAGCTCCGCAGCTTCATCCTCCCCGGCGGCACCCCCGGCGCGGCCCTCCTGCACCAGGCGTGCACGGTGGTCCGGCGCGCCGAGCGCTCCACGTGGGCGGCCCTGGAGGTGCACGGCGAGGTCATGAACCCGCTGACGGCCACCTACCTCAACCGCCTCTCCGACCTCCTCTTCATCCTGGCCCGCACGGCCAACAAGGAGGTCGGCGACGTCCTGTGGGTCCCCGGCGGCGACCGGTAGGTCCCGGACGGCCGGCCCGGGGCAGACCCTAGGGCCGGTCCGCGGAGGAGAGCGCCTTCGCCGGTGCCCGCTTCGGCCACACCGTGTAGGCGACGGCGATCAGGGCGTGGATGCCGGCCACCCGCAGGGCCGTGAACTGCCATCCGCGCAGCACCGCGGTGTCGCCCGAACCGCCGACGTACCAGATCGCGGCCTGCAGCAGGCCGGCCGCGACGGCCGCCGCGAGGACGGTCCGCGCGACCAGCTTCCACTCGTGGACGGCCCGCGCCGTGCCGTAACCGGCGCCGGCCGGCTTCGGGCCCCCGGCCAGCCGGTACGCGGCGTGGCCGTCGAGCCAGCGCACGGTGTAGTGCCCGTAGGCGACGGTGTAGCCGAGGTACAGCGCGGCCAGCCCGTGCTTCCAGTCCGGCTCGCCGCCGCCGCGCAGGTCCACCGCGGTGGCCACCAGCAGCGCCAGCTCCAGGAGCGGCTCGCACAGCAGGACGGCCGCGCCGGTCTTCGGCATCTTCGCGAGGTAGCGCAGGGCCAGGCCGCCGGCCAGCAGGACCCAGAAGCCGACTTCACAGGCGATGATCAGGGTGACGAGCACGGGAGTCTCCGTTCCTGTGGTGGGGGGATGCCTCCAGCTTCCCGCCCGATGCGCACCGTTTCCTCGTCGGCGATGACGAATCCCACGGTGGCCGCCCTGCATCCTTCGATGTACGGGACCCGTCCGAAAGGCAGCCCCGATGGCGACGCCCGGCCCCGCCGCAGCCTGTTGGATGGGTCCGTGACCCTCAAGATCCCGCCCCCGCACCGCGACGACGTACTGCTCGCCGGGTGCAGCGTGGCCGCCGGCCTGCTCCTGTGGTCGCTCGGGGTGCACAGCTCCCCCAGCCGGGACCTGCTCCCGGCCTGGGCCGCCCTGGTGCCGCTCCTCGTCCTCGGCCCGATGGAGCTGCTGCGCCGCAGCATGCCCCGGGTGACGCTGGCGGTCGGCACCGCGGGGCTGATCGCCGACCAGTTCACCGTGGGGAACCTGGCCACCGTCCTGATCTTCACCGACCTGATGTACGCGGCCGTCGTCTACGGCAAACCGGCCATGGCCCGCCGCCTCCCGGTCCAGACCGGCCTGATCACCGTCGCCGTCACCATCGCCGCCGTGGCCTGGCTGCGCACCCCGCAGGCGCTGCTGATCGGCGTGGTCACCGGCATCGTGAGCTTCGGACCGGCATTGACCGGCGCCACCCTGCGCAACCACCGGGAGGCCGCCGTGGCCGCCCGGCTGCGCGCCGAGCAGACCGCGCTGCTGGCCGAGATGGACCGGTCGCAGGCGGTCGTCGCCGAGCGGGCCCGGATGGCCCGCGAACTGCACGACATGGTGGCCAACCACCTCTCCGCCATCGCCATCCACTCCACCGCCGCGCTCTCCATCGACTCCCCCGCCACCAGCCGCGAGGCGCTCGGGGTGATCCGGGAGAACAGCGTCCAGGGACTGGCCGAGATGCGCCGCCTGATCGGACTGCTGCGGGACGCGGGCGCCGGACAGGAGGCCGTCGCCACGCCTTCGCTGGACGGGCTGGACGCCCTGCTGGAGCAGGCCCGTACGAACGGGGCCGCGAGCGGGCTGGACTTCGTACTGCGCGACGACCGGCCCGGGGAAGCGGCGGAAGCCGGGAACACCCGGGGGGCGACCCGTGAGCCGCTGCCCGCCCCGGTGGAACTGGCGGCGTACCGGATCGTCCAGGAGTCGCTGACCAATGCCCTCAAGCACGCCGCTCCGGGCACGGTCACCGTCCGCCTGGCCCGCGACCGCCCCGCGGGCGGCGGCCGGGCCGCCGGCGGCGCCGGCGCGCTGCACGTCGTGGTCGAATCCCCCTACGGGGACCGCCCCGGCCCCCGCGCACCCGGCTCCGGCGCCGGCCTGATCGGCATGCGTGAGCGGACGGAACTGCTGGGCGGGGCATTCGAAGCGGGCCGCGCGGACGCGGTCTGGCGGGTCCGGGCGACGCTGCCCGTGGAAGAAGAGGCGGTACGGGCATGACGATCAGGGTCGTGGTGGCGGAGGACCAGAGCGCGGTACGGGCCGGGCTGGTCCTGATCCTGCGCAGCGCCGGGGACATAGAGGTGGCGGGCGAGGCCGCGGACGGGGAGGAGGCCGTGCGCCTGGCCCGCGAGCTGCGGCCCGACCTGGTGCTCATGGACGTGCAGATGCCGCGCCTGGACGGGGTCTCGGCGACCCGTCAGGTGGTCGCGGAGGGGCTGGCCGACGTCCTCGTGCTCACCACCTTCGATCTGGACGAGTACGTCTTCGGCGCACTGCGGGCGGGCGCGTCGGGCTTCCTGCTGAAGGACGCGGACGCGGCGGAACTGATCACGGCGGTACGGACCGTCGCGCGCGGGGAGGGCCTGATCGCCCCGGCGGTGACCCGCCGGCTGATCGCGGAGTTCGCGGCGCCGCGGCCCGTACGGGTCCCCGTACCGGCGACGGTGGAGTCGCTGACCCCGCGCGAGCGGGAGGTGCTGGGGTGCCTGGGCGAGGGGCTGTCGAACGCGGAGATCGCGGTGCGCCTGGAGATGGCGGAGGCGACGGCGAAGACGCACGTCAGCCGGGTGCTGGCCAAACTGGAACTGCGCAGCCGGGTCCAAGCAGCCGTAATGGCACAGGAGTTGGGGCTCTAGCAAGATCCGGCTGGAAATGCATCAGAGGTCGCTATGGGAGGTCTGGACCTCTTGACGGTTGGTCCAGACCTTTCTACTCTCACGCACAACTGTGGTGAGCGTGCCATGACAAAACGTCATACGGTGCGCTCACGGGCGGCGCAGGTCCCACCCCCATGCAGCGGCCGTCCCCACGGCCGCTGCGGACCTCGGAGGAGCACCCTTGAGCACAGCACCCCCACGACGCGCACCGCTGTTTCGAAGAGTCGCGGCCGCACTGGCCGTCCTCACCCTGCCCGTCGCCGGACTGGTGGCCCTCGCCGGTCCCGCCGAGGCGGCCGCCTCCGCCACCGCGACGTACACCAAGGTCTCCGACTGGGGCACCGGCTTCGAGGGCAAGTGGACGGTGAAGAACACCGGCACGACCACCCTCAGCAGCTGGGCCGTGGAGTGGGACTACCCGGCCGGCACCGCCGTCACCTCCGCCTGGGACGCCACCGTCACCAGCTCGGGCACCCACTGGACCGGCAAGAACGTCGGCTGGAACGGCACCCTCGCCCCGGGCGCCACCATCAGCTTCGGTTTCAACGGCACGGGCTCCGGCGCCCCCAGCGGCTGCAAGGTCAACGGCGGCAGCTGCGACGGCGGCACCACCCCCACCGACACCCCGCCCGGCGCCCCCGGCACCCCCACGGCCAGCGGCGTCACGGACACGGGCCTGACCCTCGGCTGGGCCGCGGCCACCGACGACAAGGGCATCAAGAACTACGACGTCTACCGCAACGGCACCAAGATCGCGACCGTCACGGGCACCTCGTACACCGACTCGGGCCTGACCAAGGGCACGACGTACGGCTACACGGTCACCGCCCGCGACACCATCGACCAGACCGGCCCCTCCTCCGGCACCCTCTCGGTGACCACCACCGGCGGAACCAACCCCACGGACAACCCGCCCGGCGCTCCCGGCACCCCCACGGCGAGCAACGTCGGCGAGACCGGGCTGACGCTGAGCTGGACCGCGGCCACCGACGACAAGGGCGTCAAGAACTACGACGTCTTCCGCAACGGTGCCAAGATCGCGACCGTCACCGGCACGTCGTACAACGACTCGGGCCTGACCAAGGGCACCAGCTACACCTACAGCGTGACCGCCCGCGACACCATCGACCAGACCGGCCCCTCCTCCGGCACCCTGGCCGTGACCACCCCGGGCGGCCCGATCGACCCGCCGCCGGGCGGCCCGGTCAAGCTGGGCTACTTCACCAACTGGGGCGT is a window encoding:
- a CDS encoding cob(I)yrinic acid a,c-diamide adenosyltransferase, producing the protein MVNLTRIYTRTGDQGTTALGDMSRTAKTDLRISAYADANEANAAIGTAIALGSLPADVVKVLVRVQNDLFDVGADLCTPVAENPEYPPLRVEQFYVDKLEADCDLFNGELEKLRSFILPGGTPGAALLHQACTVVRRAERSTWAALEVHGEVMNPLTATYLNRLSDLLFILARTANKEVGDVLWVPGGDR
- a CDS encoding response regulator transcription factor; protein product: MTIRVVVAEDQSAVRAGLVLILRSAGDIEVAGEAADGEEAVRLARELRPDLVLMDVQMPRLDGVSATRQVVAEGLADVLVLTTFDLDEYVFGALRAGASGFLLKDADAAELITAVRTVARGEGLIAPAVTRRLIAEFAAPRPVRVPVPATVESLTPREREVLGCLGEGLSNAEIAVRLEMAEATAKTHVSRVLAKLELRSRVQAAVMAQELGL
- a CDS encoding sensor histidine kinase yields the protein MDGSVTLKIPPPHRDDVLLAGCSVAAGLLLWSLGVHSSPSRDLLPAWAALVPLLVLGPMELLRRSMPRVTLAVGTAGLIADQFTVGNLATVLIFTDLMYAAVVYGKPAMARRLPVQTGLITVAVTIAAVAWLRTPQALLIGVVTGIVSFGPALTGATLRNHREAAVAARLRAEQTALLAEMDRSQAVVAERARMARELHDMVANHLSAIAIHSTAALSIDSPATSREALGVIRENSVQGLAEMRRLIGLLRDAGAGQEAVATPSLDGLDALLEQARTNGAASGLDFVLRDDRPGEAAEAGNTRGATREPLPAPVELAAYRIVQESLTNALKHAAPGTVTVRLARDRPAGGGRAAGGAGALHVVVESPYGDRPGPRAPGSGAGLIGMRERTELLGGAFEAGRADAVWRVRATLPVEEEAVRA